One Mustelus asterias chromosome 12, sMusAst1.hap1.1, whole genome shotgun sequence genomic region harbors:
- the ptrh2 gene encoding peptidyl-tRNA hydrolase 2, mitochondrial isoform X2 has protein sequence MEFLTTPLTLGILTGVGCGLCLGWMVRGRFVGSLKALPSARNAGMETSTMGESGEYKMVLVVRNDLKMGKGKVAAQCSHAAVSAYRQVQKRNPDLLRQWEYCGQPKVVVKAPDEDCIVDLLTNAKDLGLTVSLIQDAGRTQIAPGSRTVLGVGPGLSEVVDKVTGHLKLY, from the coding sequence ATGGAGTTTCTGACCACCCCATTGACTTTAGGGATTTTGACTGGAGTTGGATGTGGGTTGTGCCTGGGATGGATGGTACGAGGACGATTTGTTGGATCCTTAAAAGCCCTGCCCTCTGCGCGGAACGCAGGGATGGAGACCAGCACCATGGGGGAAAGCGGGGAGTACAAGATGGTTTTGGTAGTCCGTAATGACCTGAAGATGGGAAAAGGTAAAGTGGCGGCTCAGTGCTCGCATGCTGCCGTCTCCGCCTACAGGCAGGTGCAGAAACGGAATCCAGATCTGCTCAGGCAGTGGGAGTACTGTGGGCAGCCCAAAGTGGTCGTCAAGGCGCCAGATGAGGACTGCATCGTTGATCTGCTGACAAATGCCAAGGATCTGGGGCTGACCGTGAGTTTGATCCAGGATGCTGGTCGCACtcagatagcacctggatcacGTACTGTCCTGGGCGTTGGACCAGGCTTGTCCGAGGTAGTGGACAAAGTTACAGGGCACCTGAAACTTTATTGA
- the ptrh2 gene encoding peptidyl-tRNA hydrolase 2, mitochondrial isoform X1: MRRGGLVSAPREAAAQQLETCERQLKVFAERHRMEFLTTPLTLGILTGVGCGLCLGWMVRGRFVGSLKALPSARNAGMETSTMGESGEYKMVLVVRNDLKMGKGKVAAQCSHAAVSAYRQVQKRNPDLLRQWEYCGQPKVVVKAPDEDCIVDLLTNAKDLGLTVSLIQDAGRTQIAPGSRTVLGVGPGLSEVVDKVTGHLKLY; encoded by the exons ATGCGCCGCGGCGGCCTGGTTTCGGCGCCTCGGGAAGCGGCGGCTCAGCAGCTGGAGACCTGTGAGCGGCAGCTAAAG GTGTTTGCAGAGAGGCACAGGATGGAGTTTCTGACCACCCCATTGACTTTAGGGATTTTGACTGGAGTTGGATGTGGGTTGTGCCTGGGATGGATGGTACGAGGACGATTTGTTGGATCCTTAAAAGCCCTGCCCTCTGCGCGGAACGCAGGGATGGAGACCAGCACCATGGGGGAAAGCGGGGAGTACAAGATGGTTTTGGTAGTCCGTAATGACCTGAAGATGGGAAAAGGTAAAGTGGCGGCTCAGTGCTCGCATGCTGCCGTCTCCGCCTACAGGCAGGTGCAGAAACGGAATCCAGATCTGCTCAGGCAGTGGGAGTACTGTGGGCAGCCCAAAGTGGTCGTCAAGGCGCCAGATGAGGACTGCATCGTTGATCTGCTGACAAATGCCAAGGATCTGGGGCTGACCGTGAGTTTGATCCAGGATGCTGGTCGCACtcagatagcacctggatcacGTACTGTCCTGGGCGTTGGACCAGGCTTGTCCGAGGTAGTGGACAAAGTTACAGGGCACCTGAAACTTTATTGA